The Gadus chalcogrammus isolate NIFS_2021 chromosome 10, NIFS_Gcha_1.0, whole genome shotgun sequence genome contains a region encoding:
- the si:dkey-201i24.3 gene encoding kinesin-like protein KIF15, protein MNMDIPEETVRVATVKVGVVLMQFPDAAGSSCVIREDGRTVDYMLGGKEESSFSFDQAVTLETLEQVEPEILQPLAELVSCGYTGTLLIGGIHRTGKSGVSIDDDIIKYVLKMLFSHISKVKSTTFNAVSFVQFYPDDSTLDLLNPERHDLNPFHHPVLGCLVDGVCEVTVGSAEEAYALYETGRRRLADTAAPVSSRCSFLFSVQSERELSLEGAEPGFCRGRLQLVGLAGGASRTDLRGVSPLVKTVEQMELGTRTSNHLLPFLLTDALRESGMTCLLYCIPPQALLDTEVPSALALAQRVQGLVTTATYGHWCPRVTEQELRLQMQGLRKTMMSPEEQDRDNALRLAELIKILQMVKDQSWEKRLEMSEKLKNKIKEWKSATNKRRPSGDRGADYQETTEQIKYLQDQLRQEMKAHTTEGKGSVEQVQERVTRIQQLRESLDDEMKKSGSASVEKMDSSQPLEYGRALERRRQTQEDHEELIQEELEKMEEELKQEKADGVQRELLVVAGERRVLTLQLEALRAGARQAEVDLEDLHSRHLEDMQRFREESLQVFQVFHQVSEEQKWTMKERYQSLLVEAVQDAVYLSAQNQQLKEENQTHRVALGELKDSLATRGDPMAEFASPS, encoded by the exons ATGAACATGGATATACCT GAGGAAACTGTTCGTGTTGCAACGGTGAAAGTGGGTGTTGTGCTCATGCAATTCCCAG ACGCAGCTGGAAGCAGTTGTGTCATCAGAGAGGACGGCCGTACGGTGGACTACATGTTGGGGGGGAAAGAG GAATCGTCTTTTTCGTTTGATCAGGCTGTGACTCTGGAAACACTAGAG CAAGTTGAGCCAGAGATCCTGCAGCCTCTTGCCGAGCTGGTCTCCTGCGGTTACACTGGAACGCTGCTGATTGGTGGAATCCACAGGACTGGCAAATCCGGCGTATCGATtgacgatgacatcatcaaaTAT GTTCTGAAGATGTTGTTCAGCCACATTTCAAAGGTGAAATCGACAACGTTCAATGCAGTATCCTTCGTTCAG TTCTATCCAGATGACAGCACTCTGGATCTCCTGAACCCTGAAAGACACGATCTAAACCCCTTTCATCACCCTGTCCTCGGATG CCTGGTGGACGGGGTGTGTGAGGTGACGGTGGGCTCGGCCGAGGAGGCGTACGCTCTGTACGAGACGGGCAGGAGGAGGCTGGCGGACACGGCCGCCCCCGTCTCCAGCAG gtgTAGCTTCCTGTTCTCGGTCCAATCGGAGCGCGAGCTGAGcctggagggggcggagccagggttCTGCCGGGGCCGCCTGCAGCTGGTGGGCCTGGCAGGGGGAGCGAGCCGGACGGACCTCAGAGG AGTCAGCCCACTGGTAAAGACTGTGGAGCAGATGGAGCTTGGGACGCGAACCAgcaaccacctcctcccctttctcctaACGGACGCCCTCAGAGAGAGCGGCATGACGTGCCTTCTGTATTGCATCCCTCcgcaag CTCTTCTGGATACTGAGGTTCCTTCAGCCTTAGCTCTGGCCCAACGGGTGCAGGGTCTGGTAACCACGGCAACCTATGGCCACTGGTGTCCAAGGGTTACGGAGCAAGAGCTACGACTTCAGATGCAGGGGCTGAGGAAAACGATGATGTCACCAGAGGAACAAGATAGGGACAACGCCCTCAGGCTCGCAGAGCTCATCAAGATCCTGCAG ATGGTGAAGGATCAGTCATGGGAGAAGAGGCTGGAAATGTCTGAGAAGTTAAAGAACAAAATCAAG GAATGGAAATCTGCAACAAACAAACGGCGCCCATCTGGTGATCGCGGTGCAGATTACCAAGAGACCACGGAACAAATTAAATATCTACAGGACCAGTTGAGGCAGGAAATGAAGGCACATACCACAG AGGGCAAAGGGAGCGTGGAACAAGTGCAGGAGAGGGTGACTCGTATCCAACAGCTGAGAGAATCCCTCGACGATGAGATGAAGAAGAGCGGATCCGCATCCGTGGAAAAAATGGATTCCTCTCAACCG CTGGAGTACGGCCGTGCACTGGAACGACGGAGACAAACCCAGGAGGACCATGAAGAATTAatccaggaggagctggagaagatggAAGAAGAACTGAAGCAGGAAAAG gctgaCGGCGTCCAGCGGGagctgctggtggtggcggGCGAGAGGCGGGTCCTCACGCTGCAGCTCGAGGCCCTGCGCGCTGGGGCCCGGCAGGCTGAGGTTGACCTGGAGGACCTGCACAGCCGTCACCTGGAGGACATGCAGCGCTTCAGAGAGGAGAGCCTCCAG GTGTTTCAGGTGTTCCACCAGGTGAGCGAGGAGCAGAAGTGGACCATGAAGGAGAGGTACCAGTCCCTCCTGGTGGAGGCTGTCCAGGACGCAGTCTACCTCTCTGCTCAGAACCAGCAGCTCAAAGAGGAGAACCAGACGCACCGCGTGG CTCTAGGTGAACTGAAGGATTCCCTGGCAACAAGAGGTGACCCAATGGCTGAGTTTGCATCTCCATCATAA
- the LOC130390533 gene encoding SLC35A4 upstream open reading frame protein, with protein sequence MAGDKDPLSQLKDLNHLKNQLEEIQRRVEDEVSVGIPQGGSLLGSPFLKGFLAGYVVAKLRSSAILGVVLGTMTGIFAAQSYQVPNIEQTVKDYLNNLKKGPK encoded by the exons ATGGCGGGTGACAAG GACCCTCTGTCCCAGTTAAAGGATCTGAACCACCTGAAGAACCAGCTGGAGGAGATCCAGAGGCGTGTGGAGGACGAGGTGTCCGTAGGGATCCCTCAG ggcgGCTCTCTGCTGGGTTCCCCCTTCCTGAAGGGCTTTCTGGCGGGTTACGTGGTGGCCAAGCTACGGTCCTCGGCTATCTTGGGAGTAGTGCTGGGAACCATGACTGGCATTTTCGCAGCACAGAGCTATCAAGTGCCAAACATTGAGCAGACTGTCAAAGACTATTTAAACAATCTGAAGAAAGGACCCAAGTAG
- the slc35a4 gene encoding probable UDP-sugar transporter protein SLC35A4 has product MIAMPDVGPRTPPWRWRLQWGVLLTLMTLIYGSHAPLIALTKEDGRVPFSPSSCVVLMEGAKLLVALVALLLNGGAAALATPPASGLVAPYAVPALLYALNNNLVVLMQAYMDPSSYQVLSNLKIASTALLYSFCLGRRLRPVQWSALGLLMGAGVCHSYSSLLSGDLEQAAADSSTRLHITAWGLFLMLLYCFVSGLAAVYTERVLKSQQLPLSLQNLYLYAFGVAINGVTYLSSDTGEKGFLEGYSGAVWVIIAGQAANGLLMSVVLKHGSGITRLFVISSSMLVNALLSWAFLGLEVTPLFLLPVTMTAFAAYLYYK; this is encoded by the coding sequence ATGATTGCAATGCCCGATGTGgggccccggaccccccccTGGAGGTGGAGGCTCCAGTGGGGGGTCCTCCTCACGCTGATGACCCTCATCTACGGCTCCCACGCGCCGCTCATCGCCCTCACCAAGGAGGACGGCCGGGTCCCCTTCAGCCCCTCGTCCTGCGTCGTCCTGATGGAGGGGGCCAAGCTCCTGGTCGCCCTGGTCGCGCTGCTCCTGAACGGGGGCGCGGCGGCCCTGGCGACGCCCCCTGCCTCGGGGCTGGTGGCTCCCTACGCCGTCCCCGCCCTGCTCTACGCGCTCAACAACAACCTGGTGGTTCTCATGCAAGCCTACATGGACCCGAGCTCGTACCAGGTCCTCAGCAACCTGAAGATCGCCTCCACCGCCTTGCTGTACTCCTTCTGCCTGGGCAGGCGGCTCCGTCCCGTCCAGTGGTCGGCCCTGGGCCTTCTCATGGGAGCCGGGGTGTGCCACAGCTACAGCAGCCTGCTTTCAGGGGACCTCGAGCAGGCTGCGGCCGACTCGAGTACCAGGCTTCACATCACTGCCTGGGGCCTTTTCCTTATGCTGCTGTACTGCTTTGTCTCCGGGCTGGCCGCCGTCTACACAGAGAGGGTGCTGAAGAGCCAGCAGCTGCCCCTCAGCCTGCAGAACCTTTATTTGTATGCGTTTGGTGTGGCTATCAATGGGGTTACCTATCTCTCCAGTGATACGGGGGAGAAGGGCTTTCTGGAGGGCTACTCGGGGGCTGTGTGGGTCATCATCGCGGGCCAGGCAGCCAACGGCCTGCTGatgtccgtggtgctgaagcACGGCAGTGGGATCACCAGACTGTTTGTCATCTCCAGCTCCATGCTGGTCAACGCGCTGCTGTCGTGGGCCTTCTTGGGGCTTGAGGTCACTCCTCTGTTTCTCCTACCTGTTACCATGACAGCCTTTGCGGCTTACTTGTATTACAAATAG